AAGGCGCTGGCCACCGAAAACGTGCGCCGCTTCGTCGAGCAGAACGGCATGGAGCCGTTCACGTCGACGCCCGCCGAACTCGCCACCTTCCAGGCCGCCGAATACAAGCGCTGGGGCAGCGTCATCAAGACGGCCGGCATCCAGCCCGAGTGATCCCCCTTCTTCGCGAGACCGCCATGAAACCGAACATCCTCCAGCTCAACCCGATCCTCGTTCCGTCCGTCAACGAGCGCCTCGACTCGCTCTACACGATGCACCGCCTCTTCGAGCAGGTCGACCCCGACGCCTACCTCCGCGAGCACGGCGCCACCATCCGCGGCGTCATCACCGGCGGCCACACCGGCATCCAGCGTTCGATGATGGAACGCCTGCCCGCACTCGAGGTCGTGGCCGTGAACGGCGTGGGCACCGATGCCGTCGACCTCGACTACGCGCGCTCGCGCCAGCTGCCGGTCACCGGAACGTTCGGCGCGCTGACCGAGGACGTCGCCGACCTGGCCGTCGCGCTGCTGCTGTCGACCTGCCGCAACGTGGGGGCGGTGGACCGCTTCATTCGCGCGGGCGCCTGGGTGCGGCATCCGCAGCCGAGCGCACTGCCGCTCGCGCGGCGCTTCAGCGGCATGCGGGTGGGCATCGTGGGGATGGGCCGCGTGGGCCGTGCGGTCGCGACGCGCGTGGCCGCCTTCGGCTGCCCGGTGCGCTACACCGACCTGCGCGAGATGCGCGACGTGCCGTGGACCTTCGAGCCCGACCTGCTGCAGCTGGCCCGCAACAGCGATGCGCTGATCGCGTGCGCGGCGGCCGACAAGGCCGAAGGCCTCATCGACGCAGCCGTGCTCGATGCGCTCGGGCCGCAGGGCTACTTCGTGAACGTGGCGCGCGGCCGGCTCGTGCGCGAGGCGGACCTGGTGCGGGCGCTGGTGGAGCACCGCATCGCGGGCGCGGGGCTCGACGTGTTCGTCGACGAACCGAACGTGCCGCCGATCCTCTTCGAACTCGACAACGTGACGCTGCAGGCCCACCGCGCGAGTGCCACGGTGGAGACGCGCACGGCGATGGGCGAGATGGTGCTGGAGAGCCTGGCGCAGGCCCTGGCCGGCCAGCGGCCGACCCACAGCCTCACGACCTGAGCAGGGGGCTCAGAACCCGGCGGTGAGGAACAGCGTCGGGCCCTTGAACTTGTAGTTCACTTCGCCGCGGAAGTCGCTCTTGTTGGCATCCAGCTGGTAGTCGACGTATCGGTAGCCCGCGCCCACGCCCCAGTTCTTCGAGAAGCGCCAGTCGAACGCCACCAGGAAGTTGACGAGCGAGCCGTCGTACTCGTCGTACTTCAGCGTCAGGTAGTCGATGCGGCCGCGGACCTGGAACTGGTCGGAGAACGCGTAGGCGCCGTAGAGGCCCAGCGTGGGCAGCGGCACCAGGGCATCGTTGCCCTCGCGCTGGAACGAGGTGGTACCGCCGGGGCCGGAGGCCTGCCCCGACAGCGCGGTGGCGAAGTCGGTGACATGCAGCCCCAGGGACCCGCCGACCTCCGCCACCGGGGTCTTGTAGAACGAGTAGCCGCCCGTGAGGCGGTACACCGTGGTGTCGAACGTGCTGTTGACCTGCACGCCCACCGGGTAGGTGCTGTCGCCCCAGTCGATCTGGCGGGAGAGCGTCTTGCTGGAGGAGCGGTCGAGCTTGTAGTACTCGAACTCGATGCGCCAGTTCTGCGCGATGCGCATGCCCAGCGAGAAGTAGGGCGTGCCCTTGCGGTCGGCCAGGTCCAGTTCGTCCTCGAGCGTGATCGAGGAGCCCGGCCGGGCGGTGGCCGTGGCGTCGAGGCGCGCCGTGGAGTTGATGGTGGGGTAGAAGTAGGACAGCTCACCCCAGAACTGGTCGTGCAGACCTTCGGCGAACGCGCTGCTCGACAGGGTGGCGAGCGTGATCGCGGGGATGGCGACGAATTTCCTCATGGCAAAGCTCCGGTGGTTGAGAGAGCCAGGGATGACCGCACGACTGGCATGGGGTGGAGGCACGATATCCCCGAGTTCTCCGGTCCGTCAAGCGGGTGGGACTTCCCTTTGGTGCGGGGGGGCGCCCTGTGGCTGGGGCGGGTATTTGCCTACTGACACGGGCCGCTGCTAGCCTGACTCCGTCGTACTCTCGAAGGATCACACCATGACATTCGGAACCAGCCACGCAGCGCTCCTCGCGGAGTACCAGAGCCTGATGGACGAGGAGGCCGTGCTGTGGGAAGTGATCTCCACGCAGTTCGCCGGGGTCGCGGGTGGCGCGTCCGGGGAGTTGCCCGTCGATGCGGATCTCGAGCGCTGGGCCGAGGTGCGCCGGCGCCGGGCCAAGCTCGACGCGGTCTTCGAGTCCCTCGTTCGCTCGAGCGTGCCCGCCGCCTGACGCGTGGCCCGGCCGGCGCCAAAGGTTCGTCGAGGCGAACTGCAGGAATTCCTGCGGCACGTCGTGACCCAGGGTTTCGCGGTGGGCGACTTCCAGGTGTCGGCCCACGAGTCCGTGAGCGCCACCGGCCGCGAACCCGAGCGGGTCATCAGCATCAGCCGCCTGCAGTTCGGGCGCGACTTCGCCGTGACCGCGCGCGACGGCTGGGTGAGCGCCGCGGTGCAGGCGCTGCGCCAGGGGCACTTCGGGCGCCCCTGAGCCCTCGGGGTTTCAAGGCCAGGCCTTGGCCACCCAGTCGTTCCAGGTTTTCAGGCGCGCCGCGTCGCCGCCCATCTGCGTGACCTTCCAGATCCCGTACTGCTGCTTCTGCTCGGCCGTGGCACGGTAGTCGGTGGTGTTCATCGCGTAGCCGCCATTGGCCGCGGCCGCGAGCGGCTGGCGCGCGCGGTCCAGGCAGAAGCCGAAGCCGGCGGTGGGTTCGGGTTCGCCGAGGTCGGTGTTGGCCGGGTCGCACCGGCGCCACGCCGCGGGGTCGGTGGTGGCGTACAGCTGGTTGAACTGCTGCATGGCGCCGTTGACCAGCTTCAGGTGCAGGCCGGGCTGCAGCTGGTCGAAGTCCTTGAACCGCGCGACGCCGTTGCCCTGCGTGGTGGCGGTGTCGACGAAGTTGACGAGCGACAGGTGCTTCATCGCGTTCCCGCGGCTGTACCGGCCGCGGTTGAGGATGATGGAGCGTGTGTCCGCGGGAACCCACAGCGGCACCGCGTTGTTGACGAACTGCGCGCTCTTGATGCGCGCCTGCAGCAGCCGGATGTGCGAGAGCCTCGTGGCGGTGAGGTGCGCCGGCGTCGAGGTGCCCACGGTGTTGGCCAGCACCTCGTCGAAGCCCGTGAGGTAGGGCCAGTCCACCGAGAAGTTGACCCAGTCGCCCTGGCCGCCGGGGTTCACCGACACCTGCATCTGGTACCACGCGTTCGTGCGGTAGTACGAACCCACCGTGTTGTTGCGTTCCCAGGCCAGGTACCACTCGCGGGTGACCTTGCCCGATGCATCGCGGTCGGTCTGGTACAGCATGTGCGGCGCGAGGAAGAACAGGCTCACGGTGTTGAACGGCCAGCCGCGCGCCTCGCCGCGGCCCTTCCAGGTTTTCGCGGCCGCGTCGTAGTCGCCGATGAACCACTTCTGGTCGCCCTCGAGGCCGTGCGTCTGCGCCCACTGCCACTGCTTCACCGCGTTCCAGTGCAGCAGGCTCATCACCGCGCGCTCGATGAAGGCGTTGGTGGTGAACGACGCGGGGTCGCCCGCCGTGGTGGCGGTGGACGCCAGCGCCGCGAGGTTGCGGGCGCCCACCTGCGCGCCGTAGTCGCCCGTGGGGCCGATGTGGTCGCCCCGGCCGCCGCCGAGGAAGTTGTAGGCCTCGAAACCGGACGGCTGCAGCATCCCCTGGATCTCGTTGCGCTCCGCGGGGGTGAGGTGGCTCCAGTCGCCGAAGACGCCGTTCGGGTTGCGGTGCGACGTGAACCACGTGTCGATCTTGCGCGCCGTGGCCGCGGGGTTGAACGTCCCGTTCGAGAACTTCACGCCGGCCTCGAACGACCCTGCGGCGCCACCGGCGGGCCACACGTCGAGCGGGTGGATGGTGGGCAGCCACGCGTTCCAGTCCGGGTACTGCAGCGGCATGGCGACTTCGCGTGCGTTCAGCGTGGCGCTGGCATCCATCACGCGGTCGACCTCGGCCTGCGTGAGGGCGAGTGGTGTGCCGTCGACCGGCTTGCCGAACAGGGCCTTCAGCGCATGCGCCGGTGTTTCCAGCACGGCGTCCAGGCCCGCGCCGGCGGCCCACTCGGACAGCGGTTTCGTGTCGAGCCCCGCACCCGGCTGGTAGGGCGGGTTCCACGGCGCCGCGGCGGCC
This genomic stretch from Piscinibacter gummiphilus harbors:
- a CDS encoding 2-hydroxyacid dehydrogenase is translated as MKPNILQLNPILVPSVNERLDSLYTMHRLFEQVDPDAYLREHGATIRGVITGGHTGIQRSMMERLPALEVVAVNGVGTDAVDLDYARSRQLPVTGTFGALTEDVADLAVALLLSTCRNVGAVDRFIRAGAWVRHPQPSALPLARRFSGMRVGIVGMGRVGRAVATRVAAFGCPVRYTDLREMRDVPWTFEPDLLQLARNSDALIACAAADKAEGLIDAAVLDALGPQGYFVNVARGRLVREADLVRALVEHRIAGAGLDVFVDEPNVPPILFELDNVTLQAHRASATVETRTAMGEMVLESLAQALAGQRPTHSLTT
- a CDS encoding outer membrane beta-barrel protein, whose translation is MRKFVAIPAITLATLSSSAFAEGLHDQFWGELSYFYPTINSTARLDATATARPGSSITLEDELDLADRKGTPYFSLGMRIAQNWRIEFEYYKLDRSSSKTLSRQIDWGDSTYPVGVQVNSTFDTTVYRLTGGYSFYKTPVAEVGGSLGLHVTDFATALSGQASGPGGTTSFQREGNDALVPLPTLGLYGAYAFSDQFQVRGRIDYLTLKYDEYDGSLVNFLVAFDWRFSKNWGVGAGYRYVDYQLDANKSDFRGEVNYKFKGPTLFLTAGF